A region of Diospyros lotus cultivar Yz01 chromosome 3, ASM1463336v1, whole genome shotgun sequence DNA encodes the following proteins:
- the LOC127796548 gene encoding uncharacterized protein LOC127796548, whose product MAVDVCFELPSLSASPRISFSRDLNQSDGVSVDDQFHLRSDASLLDPTFDFAFSIGKSFAPEISISSADELFSNGKILPTEIKKHVTAAPKEEVRPVFLSRSRPNPTATTSSIENLNEETKKKRLKEFLSSNFDEEEGKPLSKPFWQFRRSSSLNCESGRSKALIRSLQFLSRSNSTGSAPNPKQPAMSKDTQKQHSFKQAPFSRSQSCSSSNPYYPYNSSKRPPLKKNCRSHGNGVRISPVLNIPHNCIAAIGTATLFGFGSLFCNGKAKKKKK is encoded by the coding sequence ATGGCCGTCGATGTGTGCTTTGAGCTTCCCAGTTTATCTGCCAGCCCTAGAATTTCATTCTCTCGTGATCTCAACCAATCGGACGGCGTCTCCGTCGACGACCAGTTTCACCTCCGATCCGATGCTTCTCTTTTGGATCCGACCTTCGATTTCGCCTTTTCCATCGGCAAGAGCTTCGCTCCGGAGATTTCGATTTCGTCTGCGGATGAGCTCTTCTCCAATGGCAAGATCCTCCCTACTGAGATCAAGAAACATGTCACAGCAGCACCGAAAGAAGAAGTCCGGCCAGTTTTTCTGTCTCGTTCTCGTCCTAATCCCACTGCGACTACAAGTTCGATTGAGAATTTGAACGAggagacgaagaagaagaggctgAAAGAGTTCTTGAGCAGCAATTTTGACGAGGAGGAGGGCAAGCCATTGTCGAAACCCTTCTGGCAGTTCAGGCGGAGCAGTAGCCTGAATTGCGAGAGCGGCAGGAGTAAAGCCCTAATTCGATCTCTACAGTTCTTATCGCGGAGCAATTCGACTGGTTCAGCTCCGAATCCGAAACAACCGGCAATGTCGAAGGACACGCAGAAGCAGCATTCTTTCAAACAAGCGCCGTTTTCCCGCTCACAGTCATGTTCTTCTTCCAATCCGTATTATCCTTACAATTCGTCGAAAAGGCCTCCGTTGAAGAAGAACTGCAGATCTCATGGTAATGGCGTCCGAATTAGTCCTGTTTTGAACATTCCGCATAATTGCATAGCCGCCATTGGGACTGCAACTCTGTTTGGCTTTGGATCGTTGTTCTGTAATGGTAAggccaaaaagaagaagaaatga